From Saimiri boliviensis isolate mSaiBol1 chromosome 9, mSaiBol1.pri, whole genome shotgun sequence, a single genomic window includes:
- the MRPS22 gene encoding small ribosomal subunit protein mS22 isoform X3: MDEEVQSILTKMTGLNLQKIFKPAVQELKPPTYKLMTQAQLEEATRQAVEAAKIRLKMPPVLEERVPINDVLAEDKILEGTETTKYVFTDISYSIPHRERFIVVREPSGTLRKASWEERDRMIQIYFPKEGRKVLTPVIFKEENIRTMYSQDRHVDVLNFCFAQFEPDSAEYIKVHHQTYEDIDKHGKYDLLRSTRYFGGMVWYFVNHKRIDGLLIDQIQRDLIDDAISLVQLYHILHPDGQSAQEAKDQAAEGINLIKVFAKTEAQQGAYIELTLQTYHQEALSHSAAS, translated from the exons ATGGATGAAGAAGTTCAAAGCATACTCACGAAAATGACAGGCTTGAACTTGCAGAAGATTTTTAAGCCAGCTGTTCAAGAACTGAAACCACCAACCTATAAGCTAATGACTCAGGCACAGTTGGAAGAG GCTACAAGACAGGCAGTTGAGGCAgctaaaataagattaaaaatgcCACCAGTTCTGGAAGAGCGAGTACCAATAAATGATGTGTTAGCTGAAGATAAGATTTTGGAAGGAACAGAAACAACCAAATACGTGTTTACTGATATATCATATAGCATACCACACCGG gaGCGTTTTATTGTCGTCAGAGAACCAAGTGGCACACTACGCAAAGCCTCTTGGGAAGAACGGGACCGAATGATACAAATTTATTTCCCAAAAGAAGGTCGTAAAGTTTTGACACCAGTAAttttcaaggaagaaaatattagg ACTATGTATAGCCAGGACAGGCATGTTGATGTCCTCAATTTCTGCTTTGCCCAGTTTGAGCCAGATTCTGCAGAGTATATCAAG GTTCATCACCAGACCTACGAAGATATAGATAAACATGGAAAATACGACCTTTTACGTTCAACAAGATACTTTGGTGGAATGGTGTGGTATTTTGTCAATCATAAAAGGATTGATGGTTTGCTGATTGACCAGATTCAGAGAGATTT AATTGACGATGCCATCAGCTTGGTTCAGCTGTATCACATACTCCATCCAGATGGCCAGTCGGCTCAAGAGGCCAAGGATCAGGCTGCGGAGGGAATCAATTTAATTAag gtCTTTGCAAAAACAGAAGCACAGCAGGGAGCATATATAGAACTAACACTGCAAACTTATCATCAAGAAGCACTCAGCCATTCTGCAGCTtcctga